Within Quercus lobata isolate SW786 chromosome 5, ValleyOak3.0 Primary Assembly, whole genome shotgun sequence, the genomic segment TGTTGTTGAATTGATCAATAtaagaatttttgaaaattagggttttcaaaattggggattttgctaaatttctaattttcttggtcaattttcaaaattgagaTGAAATTGAACTATTTTAGAGCATTAGATCATGCATCAGATGTGCACTTGtgtcatgcatcatatagtttttaaaaatttcacgTTATCCTATGCTCTAACTCTATTTgatgcagtctgcccttggtttttgtttatgtttttttttaaacctttagACATGTCTCTTAAGGTtggtagaaaattcaaaaccaaagccAATAGAAACTctgcatcttcttcttctgcccCTTCTTTGGTTGATAGGGTTAGGTTTCTTTCTTCTAAGATTGAGGAAGTCTTTGAGACCTTAACCAAGTATAGGTCTATATGGGGAGAGAGACAGATTTTCCTAGATGAGTTAGATCCTTCCATTCGTAGGAATCTAGTGTCTCAGAATTGGGTTACCATGTGTGATGTCTCTGATCCTCCTACTGCTGCTTTGATTAGAGAGTTTTACTCAAATCTTTCTATTTATCTTGAGGATACAGGTGGTCATTATTTGACTACTTGGATTAGAGGTAAAGAGTTTAGGATTACTAAACGTGTAGTTTCTGAAGCTCTAGGTGTGCCTTTAGTTCGTAAACTCATATATCCATACACTAACTTTCTTCCTGTAGATGATATGTCTTTACTTTGTGGAAGATCAATTTCTTGGGGTTTTGAACCAAGGATAAACTCATGTGAGCTTACTGAGCTTAACTCTCTTTACTTAAGAATAGCCTGGCATAATATCTTCCCTATTTCCCATGTCCACACCATTCCTATAGATAGGTGTGCTTTTCTCTATGCTTTTATCATAGATGAATCTATGTATTTTCCTTCCCTATTCATTCAAACTATTGTTGATACTTATAGGAGTAAGTCCAAAGCACAAAAGTTGTTCTTTTCTGTGTTTATATTTAGGGTGGCGAACTTTCTAGCGTTAGCAAACTTTCCTCCTCTAGAGTTAGTTCATATCATTGCCCTTATAGGAGCCTCTTTTCTTAAACAGTGATAGTCTCAGATGAAGACTGGTGAACCAAGCACTGGGACTTCAAAAAGACCAAGAGGTGAAGTTTTTACTACAGCTCTTGCCTCTAGTGATATGCCTACTACTGAGGAGGTACATGTGGATCCTACTGCAGCTGTAGATCCTTctagtgatgatgatgttgttgaCCCTATTGTTACCCCACCACTCTCACTACGTGCCATGATGGAGTCATTTATGACTACTCAGGGGGCTCATGGACAGCTTATTGATGAGTTACTCACTGAGGTTGCTGCCTTGAGAGCTGATTTTACTGAGTATAGGAGTGCTTTTTCACCTCCTCCACCCTCTGATGCTTAATGGTTGCCTTTGGCAATTCAtaacaaaaagggagagtaggtttaggtttaggtttggGTGATGCCTCTTGTATTTAGGGGGGGTAGAgagtttttgtatttaggggGAGTTGCTTAGATTTTGAGACGAGAGATTTtgatgtatttttcttttctcattgtTTTGAGgtatatatgttttgttttattgttcttgttttACAAACATTGTTGGTTCATTAACTATGATAGTATATTTGATATTCTgtctattttttatgttttgtgaatttaagttcagtttttatttattggttttgtACTGTATTTTTCACATATGAGTTTATGGTTTGTTTTCAGTGTTTCAGGAATTTATAGGTTAATTCTTTCAATAGCTGTTATCTATACTAGCAACTAATAGTAAGTAGTTGTGATAGAATTGTATTAGGGCAATACTTTGTAATTAGGCTGATGTTTGATTTGAGAAATTCATTCCGtatgtgtgttttgtcacggattgtcaaaggggaagattgttaggttctaaaaatttaggattaaatgtttaggattctattttgtttgtgttggcaaatcaagaacaaaacatgtctagtctaTGTGTAAGGCATTGCTCAAAGGTAtatgtttcaagtttcaagttcGAGCTGACTATATaaaagaagagtcaaaatcTACCAAgttcaattgataaaaaaattagattcaatCGATTGAGAATCGCataaattagattctacaaaatttttaaacaagGCCCAAGCCTGcgaaaacatttagggtttcaatctaacttgtccacatataaaagggaaaccctagctaTGTTTGGGAGACCTTTGGAAGACTTAtgtgttactctttgtgagatctaaactgtaaatcaaagaaaaggaattaaatcaaataaactataaatcaaagaaaaggaaTTAAATTTCTAAACCCAGTAGTAAAAGACTATAAGGTTTTTAATAGCAATCTTGAACTATTAGGCCATTGGTCGGGTTGTCTTCTTTTTATGTTAATGTAAGTTTCTGTAATTGGAGACATGTATCTTTGTGTCCATACCAAATAGGTTAGGCCAACTCTCACCTAACGTTTAGCTAAAAGCCCACCTTTTGTAACATATTGAACCCATCAACCCCAAAAGGCTAGGCTTAATGGGAAAGGGGCTTCCCATTTCTAATACACTGTGTCTTTGCATGAAAGGTGTTTCTCCTACGCACAAGGCTCATGACATCTCCTACCAATGAGTAGAACATTCCTCTAATTCTATTTTTAACACCTTTTGTTGCTCAAGCCCAAATGGTTGATCTTTTGGGGCTTGAAGGATTCAAGGggttatatttttcaatttgagtTACCTACTTTTCAAGCACAACAGattttctattctctctctaTTATATTTAAGcctttattgattttttttttctttccaatggtcatattttttatacagTCATATATTTCTAACGATTGTGTTTTCCAATGATTATATTCTTTCAATATAAATAGCATAATTTCCTCTCTAATTTTCATTTAACTCTAACCCAATAATAgtctccctcaaaaaaaaaaaaaaaaaaaaaaaaaaaaaaaaaaaaaaaaaattgtgttatttGGAGGTAGCCCAAATCCAATTTGAAGTGAATAACTTTTTATCTTTGGGTATAAAAGTAGATGTCAGTGTAAGAATTAAACCAGTTCAACATTTGGACTCATGAGAAATTGAGATTATCTTTTCTATGAAATTTCAAGTCAactaaattcaataataaaaatgaaacaatAATACGACTatgaagaacaaagaagaaagcaaaTATTAGCAAACCACTGCATGTTGTGACTTGGTGGTAAGAGCTCTCGTATCGCTTCATATAATGCTTGACAATAGTTGAGTGGTTCCAGTAATGACGCTTTGACAACTatgttatatccacaataaTAGCTTCATCAAGGCCTCAATGGTATACATAGTATTATCCATTATCGTCACGTAGCGTGAGATCGATGGTAaaagtaagaatttttttttttttttttttttttttttaatgtcaaactTTAAAAGTGTCATTGATTTTCTTACAACCTATACTTTGGGTTTTTGTATGGTGGTGGTTCAATTGAGCACCATCTCAAATGCTATGTAAGtaaaatgtgaaatatttggtaaatttttttatatctgGAAGAGGattgtaatttaaaaacaatataaaatgtGGGTTTAAAAACgtaatttacaaaaataaaaaaaattaaaaaaaaaattgctatttgCAAAAACCTGGCCAGCGTGTCAGGTATCCAAACCTCCACTTCTCTTATGTAACTCAGAAGAATGAACCCACTTTAATTAGGAGATGTCAAACGCTGTCGTTTATAGGGcaaaagatatataaaaatagaggaattttgaaatttcaagagacaaaagaaagaagaagaagaagaagagatgagGTCCATGAGGATGAGCTGTGATGGTTCCGGTTTTCTCCAAATCAGACTCACTCGATCCCAATCCTTCAGAATTGCtgtgttttccatttttttactTCAACAAGCTCTGCTCTGACTCAGTGAAGTGAAAAATGGTGGCAATTGCCAATTATAGACGGTgctgtttttttattgttggtatTTCTTTAGAGACAGcaaaaatatatgatttggtgtttaaaatatgattaaggttttattttagtttgaaatatttaatttcCATTCCCTATAATATTGGAAAAAGTGTGCATATCAATAATAAGTTGGTTTTTGAGAAATGTGGTGTGTGAAGAAGGAATGTGGTTTCAGATAACATATAGAAGAGGCACTGTACTGTGTGCAGAAAATGGTTCTGAGAAATGAGAAGGATTTGAGGATTATTAAATGAGTTTATCAAAATAACCTTGCCCTTTGATCCCAAAAGATGAACATGAGAAACAGATTCAATTTGCATTAGAGCAAGGAATTGGTGGAGTGGTCTCTGCTTTAGCCAGGAACAGATACCAGACCCCAGTAGAGCTTGAGATGGTTCACTGTTCAAGCTTGTTGTGTCGATTGGCATGAGAATGGTACCCAGCCACCCTGAagatatttaattatattgcaTTTCTTGAATGGGAAACGGAAATCTTGAAGCAACTATAGGCATGAGCAACTAGTTTGCAATAAGGTTTTTCATAGTATCTTGAGGAATTTAAATTGTGTCTGGTCTTTGAAAGAATTAATGAAGCGCTGCTTAATTAATTCCCAAGAATTTGTGTGGGAAGACATCGTTGTATGAGAAAATCAGTGGATGTGAAAATCTTTAAGGGCTGTGGTATGTAAGTTGGCCTCAGGTGCTGCTGTGTATGCCAGTCTCCAATGCCAGGGAATAAGAACTGAGGAGGTATTATGTAGTCTTTATAAAAAGAGAGCTTAAAACAACGGTGGAGACTATAAGTAAGCCATTTGTAGTAACTGGGGGATTAATTTAGCTCTATCCTGGGAGAGCACCCTGCATAGGTAATTTGGTGTGCAAATCAACATCTGTACCAAGCGAGGTTTCTGTTCAAAATTTCTCAATATGAATCAGAGAGCCAAATGCCAGGAAGGGGgggaaaatattatatatgttgcGACTgttggagaaaaagaaaaacaacaattaTTTAATATAACAAACCGTTACATTGGAAAGATAAATATCAATacataaatatgtatttttcttaaaacaaaagcGGCAGGATTTGTATTGCATTTCACAAAATCATCAAGTAGCCAAATCTCAGTGGCCCAATTTTACATCCAAGATCTGCTAAATCTAGAGGAGCATTATTACAGCTTTCGtccacaaaattaaaattgcaGCATCGGAGAGTAGATTTGCTAGTTTCACTTTGTTGAACAGAGCATTTCaggtcactttttttttttttgggggggggggggggggggggagggggagagagagagagagagagagagggaggaatCCATGTTAAAAGCAGCAATGGCAAATTGGCAATACTTAAGTGGCTCTCAAGTTGAACCTCCTGAATTCCCTACTGGTTAAACAATTGTAGGGCATGCCAGAATCCTGCAAAATGAGCCTCCAGACGGCATTGGCCCACAATCACCTCAACCTTAGCTGCAACAAAATTCACATTGAGATCTCTAATCACTGCAACATTTACCTTGGAGTAAGGTAACTGAGGGACCTTCCATATTAGGAGATGTACTTTCTGCAGTATCTCAGACGAAAATTTTGCAGCCTAGTGTTCATGCATCTCTTTACCTATGTATACCAAAGTGGTTGGCTGTATTGCTGGTTCCCCAAATCTCTCCATTTCAGTGCAGCCATAATTGCCATGAGAGAGTGGGAAATAGTTTCAGTGAGAATGTATTCTTATGGTGCAGCATCCAGGAGAATAGATCAGTCCAGTTCTGATAAGGCTGGTGTGGGATAAAGTTTATGCATTCAACTAATTGCCATACCTTCTTGGTGTCTGGGCAAGATCACAAAGCATGTAAAGTGGTTTCAGGAACTTCATTACACTGCTCACAAGTTACTGAAGAGATGATGCATTTGGAAAATAGATGAGGTTTTGTTGGCAGGATAAACCGAAGAGTATGCCATGAAGAACTTTAATCTTGTTAGGAACCTGAGCCTTCCACAGTGCCTGCCACATAATTGTTGAGCTGTGTGATTGTTTGAAGCCTCTCCTAAACCTGAGACTGCCTCGTGGTCTGACAAATTATATGCACTCCAAACTGAAAAATCTCCAATTTTTGCGCCCACCAAAAGATACAAATTTTGAGAATTTCACAGAATGCTTTGAATGACAGCAGCTTCTTGTGGCATGAACAACCTGTCCAGAACAATCCTTCTGCAGGTCTTTGTATTATCATCCAGCAACTCACACACGGTTTGCTGCAGATTGAGGATTTCTCAGTTAAACCACCCTGAATGTACTCAGTGTCAGCAGCTGCCTATCTTCCCAGATGTTCACCTGTCTTCCATCGCTATCTTCTAACAGTAGCTCAACTGTGTAACCTTTCTAGTTTCCATTATACATCTCCAACCAAATGAGGCATTGGATGGTAACTTTGTGTTAACAAGAAGAAGTTGATATGAAGGATTTATATCTGTATGTCATTAGAAGTTTAACATAGCATTACACTTGCAGgacacccacaaaaaaaaaagatttaatcaATAATACGAGCAAATTGACAGTTAATTTAAATGCTTGACCATTTTGGTTCCTTGACCACTTTTGAAAGAGCCCAAAGTGAGTGTGAGAGGAGCATAGCCACTCGGCTAATACTTCAACGTTGACGCTCTTGTAGCTATCCACTTTGGCAAAGGCTTCAAGCTTCTCAGACGTTTGATCCCATCCttccattaattaaataaaagttcACCAACAAGAAAAAATTTGTGTTATTCCCACctgattaaataaaaataaaaaaagtgatacggtatgatattaatttttgagtttgggTCAATTCGGATATGAGTGCCAAAAGGTGCCACAAAGGTACAAGTATCACAATATTTTGAAGTTAgtaggaagaaaaataataacttACAGGTAATGAACAGCAAACGATTAGCCTTCCAGGTCATTTTCACTAGATTCTTCAAAATCAGCCATTAATCCTTCGAGTTTTGAATCCACTTTGGCTTTGGATCCTCATTATAGTAGCACTCTCCTTCCATTATATAAAAGTTCCCCAACaagtcaagaaaaaaatttgtattatcaAACCTGatgaaaaaactttttttaaaaaaagggatatggaatgattttaatttttgagtttgtgGTGATTGGAGTGTGAATGCCAAAAGGTGATGTTAACTAGCAAAATACtttgaactttcttttttccctctctcaaaaaaggagtaaaaatctaaaaagaaaatctcCAATTTATACCTatgacaaattaaaattttttatcatgCAAATTTAAACCTAACATTCAAAACCCACACTTTCATTTCATTGGATATCtctccccaaaaaataaaagagaacatCAAGACTTGTAAACTGTAATAGCAAGAAGAAAGATGATGACTTACAGGCAAAGAAGTCGAAACATTCCTAATACTAAATTCTTTAGAGTCAGCCATACATCCTCCAAGTCTTTGAATGTGGTTCGTTGTTAGAGTAGGCTTCTCCACTAGGTCCAGCCCCATCTTCCTCATCATGGCGTCGCTTATTTCTGCTACCTTCTGTGGCTGAATTGCAAAGATTATGGCGGAGATCACCCAGATCTTCATAGAGTGTCCTGCTGTTGATGCTTAACTGTGTTATTGTTTGATTGGGATCTTCAATGTCTTGGCAACTATCCTGCTTCCCTCCGTGAATGGATTCAAGTTTCTTGGACCTTTGATCCTCTCCTTGCACTAAATAAAAGTTCACCAACAAGACaacaagaaaaatttgtttattccaacctgatttaaaaaaaaaattatgatgatAACTTGTAAAGTAGTAAGAAGAAAGATTATCACATACTGGCAAAGAAGTTGAAAAATTCCCTCTGACTAGAATCCTCAGAATCAGTCATAAATCCTCCGAGTCTTTGAATCTTCTTTGGTTGTAGTTTCTCATGATAGTAGCCTTCTCCACTAGGTCCAGCCCTGTCATCCTCATCAAGACTTTGCTTGTTTTTGCAGTCTGAATTGTCAAGATCATGATGGAGAACACCCAGATCCTCAAATGGTATGCCGCTGTTGTTGATGCATTGTGACATAGTTTTATTGGATAACAAAGAGAACCCAATTTTCTCCACCTTCAAGTTCCAGGAAGATATTTCAATATTAAGTTGATAGAATCCGTTCGCATCAGTTTGACTACATGCTTTATTCCAATCGGAGCCAGAGTCACGGTAACAGGACAAATAGCAAGAGGACAAGTAGAGCAGCCAAAGGTGATGCGATTCAACTTTACCATATTTTTCTGTAAATTTAAACACTTCTGGGTTTTTAATTTGACATCCATTGACGTTCAACAAACATGAAAGTTGACAATCTCTAGGGTATTGATGAGGCTCGTTGCGTTCAAAAACAACGCACAATGCAATTCCCATCAGCTCATCAAACCCACAAGGCACTTGTAAGTTCACTTTATGGCCCATAATTTCGTGGTTAAACCATTCTAGAATTTCACTTCCAGGAATAATAATTTCTAACTTGTCTGGCAGTCTACCACTTTGTCCCTGATATATACAAAGCATAATGtttagaagagagagagagagagagagagagagagagagagagagagagagagagagagagagaaacctgaAGCAAGTTACAGCCACTTTGAAAATTGTCAACCAATTTGAGGCAGTTGAGATATTGGAAACACAACTCGGAGTGATACGACCCGAAGGGAGCATTCTGTAGTTTTGGAAATCTCTCCAGTGAGGTACAATTGTTTGCAATTAAACACTCAATAGTTGATGGAACATTTTCCAATGATTGAAGCCTCTTGCAGCCTTCCAAATGGAGTCTTCGAAGGTTAGAGAGTTGAGAGCTGCTTTCAGGAAGggaaacaaaattatttccacTTAGATTTAAGTCTGCTAAAGAAGACAAGCAGCCAATATCATTGGGGATTGACAACATATCGCAGTCACAAAGATCCAAATATCTTAAAGAATGCAGACCAGATAAGGAAGGCAATAATAGACCCTCGAGAACATGACTTGTTAGCATggaatcaaatgaaaataatgtcCCTTTCCATCGATGAATATGTAGttctttgagatttttaagTTGAACAATGGAGGAAGGAATCTCTTTTATAGCTGTTCCACTCAAATTAAGCAACTCCAACCCTTCTACATTCCCTAGGTTCTCTGGCAAGTTGTCAAATTTTGAGCATCCAGAAAGATCAAGATAATTAAGCAACTTCAAACTACAAATGGTGTTAGGAAGACGCACAAGGTTTTTGCAATCTTTTAGAATCAAGAAATTAAGGTTAGTCGAATATTCAATTGATGAAGGCAGTTCTTTTATAACTGTTCCACTCAAATCAAGCTTATACAGACCTTCGACATTCCCTAGGTTCTCAAATTTTGTGCATCCAACAAGATCAAGAGAATTACCTAACCTCAAACTACGAATTGTGTTAGGAAAACACACAAGATTTTTGCAATCCCTTACGGTCAATAAACTAAGGCTTGTCAAATGTTCAATTGATGAAGGTAGCACCCTGATAGCTATTCCACTCAAATGAAGCTTTTTCAGACCTTTGAGATTTCCTAGGTTCTCTggcaaattttcaaattttgagcatCCAGAAAGATCAAAGAATTCAAGCGACTTTAAACTACAAATGGTGCATGGAAGAGAAACAAGATTTTTACAATCTTTAAGAGTCAATAAAGTAAGGCTTATCAAATGTTCAATTGATGAAGGCATCTCTTTTATAGCTGTTCCCCTCAAATAAAGCTTCTTTAGGCCTTTGGCATTCCCTAGGTTCTCTGGCAAGTTGTCAAATTTTGAGCACCCAGAAAGATCAAGATATTTAAGCGATTCCAAACTACAAATGCTACTAGGAAGACACACAAGAtttttgcaataacttaaagTCAATGAAGTCAAGCCAATCAAGCCTTCAACTGATGAAGGTAGTTCCACAATTGCAGTGAAATCCAGAAAAAGCTTTTGTAAGCATTCCATGTTTCCCACAAAATCTGGAATTTTCTTAAGTCTTGAGCAACCAAAAAGGTTAAGGGTCACAAGAGACTCCATTTCAAACTTGCTTGGAAGATGACTTAGCTTTTTGCAACCCCCCAAATTAAGAAGAATTAGCTTTTTAAGAATTCCAATGGATGGGTGAAGCTCACGtaaatttgtacaattttgAAGAACTAATTTTTCAAGATTTGGGACTCCAGTGAAGTCTGGGGTTATAATTAGGCCTGAAGAGCTGGTCAAGTCAATGATCTTCAACTTGTCATAATTCtgttaaaagaaataatttttttttgaataattagcATTCTAGTGTctatttattgaaattattgaaatttaaaaagcaAAGTTGTATTAGAATACTTAATAACGCTCTTACCTTTATTCGTTTCCAAAGTCGTTCAATTTTGCTTTGTGGTAAATAAAGTTGAACAAGCTCATCTAGTTGGATACTTGATGGCAATGATTTTGAAGGATATTGAATCCAATCAAGAATTCTTAAATTGGTAGGAAGATGTTTGGGTTCAAGCAAAATACCACGAACTCTAAGAAATTTGAGATTGTACATCTTTGAAACAACCTTAAAGTCCCAACGTGCCTCTTTTTCTTCATGACACATACCCCAAATATCCATGGCTTGAACTGCTTTTGATCCCTTGTAATCAAGAAGGAATTGGTGAAttgcaaaatatattattagcataacaatacaaatttgaatttttttttttttttgaataataagGTAGGGattaaactcaaattctctaaATAACCTCttaccttattttttttcaagactTCGTCAATGTCCTCATAACACCATAGTTTACTACGCATCCTAGGATCATTAGGGCACTCTTGATGAACTATGTTCCTACCCATTCCTGCAAGTAAATCATGCATCCACAATATATTTTCACCCACAATTTTCAAGAGAGATTTATTAATGAGTTCCTTCAATCCAATATCAGGGTAAAGGCCAAGATTATCTAGTATTTCTACAACGTGATCTTTCCTCTCATGATTGAAGAAGCATGCAATGTGTAGGAAAATTTCCTTCTCAGTTTCATGGAGTCCATCAAAACTTAATTTAAGTACTTGGAGAACTTCTCTCTCAGGAAATTCTTTGAGCCTCTCTAACGCACTTTCCCATTCAATAACACttttatcaaacaaaaaggAACCTAAAACCTTAAGAGCTAAAGGAAGGCCAGCAGCATAATTCAAAAAGCGGTTAGacacatttaaaaaatcatcTGGGACGTACTTTTTCTTAAAGGCTTTCGAGCAAAAAAGTTGAAGAGCATATTCATCATTTAATCCTTTAACTTCATATATTTCATCTACTCCATGTGTCCTCAACACCTGCACATCTCTTGTTGTTATGATAATTCTACTGCCTGAACCAAACCAATCATGCTTTCGAGCTAACATATTTAACAAGTATGGTTTATctacatcatcaagaacaagtaAAATCTTTTTATGACATAACCTATTCTTGATATTGAGAACCCCATTATACtcatcatttattttcaaattcgTTTCCATCAAAATTTGATCAATAATTTTCTGTTGTAGTGGAACTAAACCatctttttcataattttcccTAACATCCTCTATAAAACTACAAGCTTCAAATTCTTTAGAAACCATTTGATAAACAACCCTTGCAAGAGTTGTCTTACCCATTCCCCCCATCGCCCAAATCCCTATAAAACGAACATTATTTGACATCATAGCTAAACATAACAGCAACTCCACCACTTGAGAATCTATTCCTACTAGATCCTTAGTAATATTTGGAAATGCATCATATTTCAAGTTAAGCGATATCCATCCCGCAATGCTTTGGATATCATGTGACTCAGGCCTGTAATGAACAAAGTAAAATATGCATTGAGTTTGAACAACCAAAAGTTCACACAAAAAATATGATACATTTctaatgttcaatttttttgattgaaacataaatatatatatatatatatatatgcatgcatgTATGTATGATTGTTTTGCTCaagaaaaaactgaaaaaagtaCAATGAAACTTGTATGTAGATTTGCTTAAGGTTCCAAATAGAGTTATATTTATGAAGTGGGTTATTTggatatttaaaagaaataaataattaaaatttaattaccGATAATTATTTAAATGCCATCCGCGAAGGTTGCCCACTTGTCTCAAAGCATCTCTCCATTTCTTTACCCTCTCTTTGTTCCCCTTtttttcatattcaacaaatgGCTTTGCAAAAGCTCCTCTTTGTTTCCGTACATCAGATGGATTCACATAGTGAAAAACAGGTAGAACTGTCATTCCCATATATTTCCTACAATCAATGATTTTTACAAGTTCATCTAAGCACCAAGTTGAAGATGCATAGTTTTCTGAAAGAACAACGATAGCAAACTTCGATTCTTCTATGGCTTCCATTAGCTCTTCTTTAATGAATTTCCCTCTCTCAAGTTTTTGATCATCTCTAAAAGTGT encodes:
- the LOC115991632 gene encoding TMV resistance protein N-like isoform X3; translation: MGVTSLSSFPSSSSTSYFTARTSSLSTSPAGQWKYDIFLNFRGEDTRNNFVDHLYNVLKDRGIYTFRDDQKLERGKFIKEELMEAIEESKFAIVVLSENYASSTWCLDELVKIIDCRKYMGMTVLPVFHYVNPSDVRKQRGAFAKPFVEYEKKGNKERVKKWRDALRQVGNLRGWHLNNYRPESHDIQSIAGWISLNLKYDAFPNITKDLVGIDSQVVELLLCLAMMSNNVRFIGIWAMGGMGKTTLARVVYQMVSKEFEACSFIEDVRENYEKDGLVPLQQKIIDQILMETNLKINDEYNGVLNIKNRLCHKKILLVLDDVDKPYLLNMLARKHDWFGSGSRIIITTRDVQVLRTHGVDEIYEVKGLNDEYALQLFCSKAFKKKYVPDDFLNVSNRFLNYAAGLPLALKVLGSFLFDKSVIEWESALERLKEFPEREVLQVLKLSFDGLHETEKEIFLHIACFFNHERKDHVVEILDNLGLYPDIGLKELINKSLLKIVGENILWMHDLLAGMGRNIVHQECPNDPRMRSKLWCYEDIDEVLKKNKGSKAVQAMDIWGMCHEEKEARWDFKVVSKMYNLKFLRVRGILLEPKHLPTNLRILDWIQYPSKSLPSSIQLDELVQLYLPQSKIERLWKRIKNYDKLKIIDLTSSSGLIITPDFTGVPNLEKLVLQNCTNLRELHPSIGILKKLILLNLGGCKKLSHLPSKFEMESLVTLNLFGCSRLKKIPDFVGNMECLQKLFLDFTAIVELPSSVEGLIGLTSLTLSYCKNLVCLPSSICSLESLKYLDLSGCSKFDNLPENLGNAKGLKKLYLRGTAIKEMPSSIEHLISLTLLTLKDCKNLVSLPCTICSLKSLEFFDLSGCSKFENLPENLGNLKGLKKLHLSGIAIRVLPSSIEHLTSLSLLTVRDCKNLVCFPNTIRSLRLGNSLDLVGCTKFENLGNVEGLYKLDLSGTVIKELPSSIEYSTNLNFLILKDCKNLVRLPNTICSLKLLNYLDLSGCSKFDNLPENLGNVEGLELLNLSGTAIKEIPSSIVQLKNLKELHIHRWKGTLFSFDSMLTSHVLEGLLLPSLSGLHSLRYLDLCDCDMLSIPNDIGCLSSLADLNLSGNNFVSLPESSSQLSNLRRLHLEGCKRLQSLENVPSTIECLIANNCTSLERFPKLQNAPFGSYHSELCFQYLNCLKLVDNFQSGCNLLQVEKIGFSLLSNKTMSQCINNSGIPFEDLGVLHHDLDNSDCKNKQSLDEDDRAGPSGEGYYHEKLQPKKIQRLGGFMTDSEDSSQREFFNFFAMQGEDQRSKKLESIHGGKQDSCQDIEDPNQTITQLSINSRTLYEDLGDLRHNLCNSATEGSRNKRRHDEEDGAGPSGEAYSNNEPHSKTWRMYG
- the LOC115991632 gene encoding TMV resistance protein N-like isoform X4 — its product is MGVTSLSSFPSSSSTSYFTARTSSLSTSPAGQWKYDIFLNFRGEDTRNNFVDHLYNVLKDRGIYTFRDDQKLERGKFIKEELMEAIEESKFAIVVLSENYASSTWCLDELVKIIDCRKYMGMTVLPVFHYVNPSDVRKQRGAFAKPFVEYEKKGNKERVKKWRDALRQVGNLRGWHLNNYRPESHDIQSIAGWISLNLKYDAFPNITKDLVGIDSQVVELLLCLAMMSNNVRFIGIWAMGGMGKTTLARVVYQMVSKEFEACSFIEDVRENYEKDGLVPLQQKIIDQILMETNLKINDEYNGVLNIKNRLCHKKILLVLDDVDKPYLLNMLARKHDWFGSGSRIIITTRDVQVLRTHGVDEIYEVKGLNDEYALQLFCSKAFKKKYVPDDFLNVSNRFLNYAAGLPLALKVLGSFLFDKSVIEWESALERLKEFPEREVLQVLKLSFDGLHETEKEIFLHIACFFNHERKDHVVEILDNLGLYPDIGLKELINKSLLKIVGENILWMHDLLAGMGRNIVHQECPNDPRMRSKLWCYEDIDEVLKKNKGSKAVQAMDIWGMCHEEKEARWDFKVVSKMYNLKFLRVRGILLEPKHLPTNLRILDWIQYPSKSLPSSIQLDELVQLYLPQSKIERLWKRIKNYDKLKIIDLTSSSGLIITPDFTGVPNLEKLVLQNCTNLRELHPSIGILKKLILLNLGGCKKLSHLPSKFEMESLVTLNLFGCSRLKKIPDFVGNMECLQKLFLDFTAIVELPSSVEGLIGLTSLTLSYCKNLVCLPSSICSLESLKYLDLSGCSKFDNLPENLGNAKGLKKLYLRGTAIKEMPSSIEHLISLTLLTLKDCKNLVSLPCTICSLKSLEFFDLSGCSKFENLPENLGNLKGLKKLHLSGIAIRVLPSSIEHLTSLSLLTVRDCKNLVCFPNTIRSLRLGNSLDLVGCTKFENLGNVEGLYKLDLSGTVIKELPSSIEYSTNLNFLILKDCKNLVRLPNTICSLKLLNYLDLSGCSKFDNLPENLGNVEGLELLNLSGTAIKEIPSSIVQLKNLKELHIHRWKGTLFSFDSMLTSHVLEGLLLPSLSGLHSLRYLDLCDCDMLSIPNDIGCLSSLADLNLSGNNFVSLPESSSQLSNLRRLHLEGCKRLQSLENVPSTIECLIANNCTSLERFPKLQNAPFGSYHSELCFQYLNCLKLVDNFQSGCNLLQKNMVKLNRITFGCSTCPLAICPVTVTLAPIGIKHVVKLMRTDSINLILKYLPGT